The Pricia mediterranea genome includes a window with the following:
- a CDS encoding transposase, protein MSRRKHTSKFKFKVVLEALSERQTIQELGRKHKLHPAQITNWKTQFLKNGEEVFSKKAKSAKTEAEEKEERLLKTIGQLKVENDFLKTASS, encoded by the coding sequence ATGAGTAGAAGGAAACACACATCGAAGTTCAAGTTCAAGGTCGTTCTGGAGGCACTATCGGAACGTCAAACGATCCAGGAACTGGGCAGGAAGCACAAGCTCCACCCCGCCCAGATCACCAACTGGAAGACGCAGTTCCTCAAGAACGGCGAGGAGGTCTTCTCCAAGAAGGCCAAGAGCGCCAAGACCGAGGCCGAGGAGAAGGAGGAACGGTTGCTCAAGACCATCGGGCAGCTCAAGGTCGAGAACGATTTTTTAAAGACGGCCTCGTCATGA
- a CDS encoding transposase, producing MLITDGKYHNSNVLDVLVPVFGAIYLTDKAYNDFEALSDINLAGAFFVSRAKSNMGYTVIYQNYNINTKTGLRSDKTILLNGHRSKKLYPEPLRLVEYQDIKKEITLYFLTNNHEVSALEIPRLYRNR from the coding sequence GTGCTGATTACGGACGGGAAATATCACAATAGCAATGTGCTGGATGTACTGGTGCCGGTATTCGGTGCAATCTACCTTACGGACAAGGCCTATAATGACTTCGAGGCACTTTCCGACATAAATCTTGCCGGCGCTTTCTTCGTGTCAAGGGCAAAGTCCAATATGGGTTATACCGTCATTTACCAGAATTACAACATAAACACGAAAACAGGCCTGAGAAGCGACAAGACCATCTTGCTCAATGGGCACAGGTCTAAAAAGTTATATCCCGAACCACTTAGATTGGTTGAATACCAAGACATAAAAAAAGAGATCACTCTTTATTTCTTGACCAACAACCATGAAGTCTCGGCCCTTGAAATACCAAGGCTTTACAGAAACAGGTGA
- a CDS encoding polysaccharide lyase has product MKYFFFLLLFSTSVYSQNYHYTLRLKRSIPTPKPTYQRDETNIFLKELFENSNLDLDFDLSDFNPELIGNHSFSFDNNIKDAGIASGRFEINESDPLLWGGHRAEFAQPTNSTLNEGWYGFSQYFPETYITDTTEEVVGQWHDIPDDGETAARSPSNAISTGNNHLKWTTRWDSRSIQTNNITQGYFEMDLGVIPKNKWIDWVVHIKFSHTNTGILEVWMDGVKVIDRQNMPNCFNDVKYPYFKLGVYRWEWGSAVTQRVIYYDEVRVGNKNSSYNEVRPGN; this is encoded by the coding sequence ATGAAATATTTCTTTTTTCTATTACTTTTTTCAACAAGTGTATATTCCCAAAACTATCATTATACACTGCGATTGAAACGGTCTATACCCACTCCTAAACCAACATATCAGCGAGACGAAACTAATATATTTCTAAAGGAATTATTCGAAAATAGTAATCTTGACCTTGATTTCGATCTCAGCGATTTTAATCCTGAATTAATAGGTAATCATTCTTTTTCTTTTGATAATAATATTAAAGATGCAGGAATTGCAAGTGGTCGATTTGAAATAAATGAAAGTGACCCCCTATTGTGGGGTGGCCACAGAGCTGAATTTGCTCAACCTACAAATTCAACATTGAATGAGGGTTGGTATGGTTTTTCACAATATTTTCCTGAAACCTACATAACAGATACCACAGAAGAAGTTGTTGGTCAATGGCATGACATACCCGATGATGGAGAAACAGCTGCTCGAAGTCCTTCTAATGCAATTTCTACTGGGAATAATCATCTTAAATGGACAACAAGATGGGATTCAAGGTCTATACAAACCAATAATATCACACAAGGTTATTTTGAAATGGATTTAGGAGTAATCCCTAAGAATAAATGGATAGACTGGGTTGTTCATATCAAGTTTTCTCATACCAATACAGGGATTTTGGAAGTTTGGATGGATGGAGTCAAAGTTATTGATAGGCAGAATATGCCTAATTGCTTTAATGATGTAAAATATCCATATTTTAAACTTGGTGTTTACAGATGGGAATGGGGCTCCGCTGTAACTCAAAGGGTAATTTATTATGATGAAGTTAGAGTTGGCAATAAAAATAGTAGTTATAATGAGGTTAGGCCGGGCAACTAG
- a CDS encoding DUF4372 domain-containing protein produces the protein MNSGKYIFAQVLQYVNRYEFGKCVRRYNGDYRTRDFNCWNQFAQLFFGQLTALNSLRDISTCLKAHKNKLYHLGTGGHVNQSSLSRANENRDWRIFADFGQYLIG, from the coding sequence ATGAATTCTGGAAAATATATTTTCGCCCAAGTCCTACAATATGTGAACAGGTATGAGTTCGGGAAATGTGTCAGGCGATACAATGGCGATTACAGAACCCGTGATTTCAATTGTTGGAACCAGTTCGCCCAATTGTTCTTTGGTCAATTGACCGCCCTTAATTCTCTCAGGGATATCTCTACTTGCCTTAAAGCGCACAAGAACAAGTTATACCATTTGGGAACGGGCGGTCACGTCAATCAGTCTTCCCTATCACGTGCAAATGAGAACAGGGACTGGAGGATATTCGCGGACTTCGGCCAATACTTGATCGGTTAG
- a CDS encoding glycosyltransferase, which translates to MGSQKRKLLIIGPYPPPFGGVSVHIKRLITLLSANFEIIKIDESPHLKPTLFNLRSFNFLTYFKLVSKSNIIHIHSGHYLLRLLHFCTAKILNKKMIITVHAYEEKGKTFIEKYIDLFIFKQTGLVILVSEEISQKFNLKNFLIKNAFLPPNLQEEEPLQLTINNWLQDKKDKGYFICCSNASRLDICNNEDLYGLDICIEAAKLCKEKNIKIAFVFIVSDTTGRLSVKLYEDLIQKYNLGNLFFLHKFSISFISLVKQADIILRATNTDGDALTVREGLFLGKIVIASDVVKRPAGTYIFKNRDLNSLMKVINEVDSDLKNNSGILTTATDLPQFNASNYKDFYLNYVYN; encoded by the coding sequence ATGGGATCCCAAAAAAGGAAATTATTAATAATTGGTCCATATCCTCCGCCTTTTGGCGGTGTAAGTGTTCATATCAAAAGATTAATAACACTTCTTAGCGCTAACTTTGAAATTATCAAAATTGATGAGTCCCCTCACCTAAAACCCACACTTTTTAATTTAAGGTCCTTTAATTTTTTAACCTATTTTAAATTGGTGTCAAAATCTAATATCATCCATATTCACAGTGGGCATTATTTGTTACGTTTATTACATTTCTGCACGGCAAAGATTTTGAACAAGAAAATGATAATTACTGTGCACGCATACGAAGAAAAAGGTAAAACTTTTATTGAAAAATATATCGACCTATTTATATTTAAGCAAACTGGTCTTGTGATATTGGTGAGTGAGGAGATTTCTCAAAAGTTTAATTTGAAGAACTTTTTAATAAAAAACGCATTTCTTCCTCCCAACCTACAAGAGGAGGAGCCACTACAATTAACAATAAACAATTGGCTACAGGATAAAAAAGATAAAGGTTATTTTATATGTTGTTCAAATGCTTCAAGACTAGATATATGTAATAATGAGGATTTATACGGATTGGACATATGCATAGAAGCGGCTAAATTATGCAAGGAAAAAAATATAAAAATTGCCTTTGTATTTATAGTAAGTGATACCACGGGAAGATTAAGTGTCAAATTATATGAAGATCTGATTCAAAAATATAACTTGGGCAACCTTTTTTTTCTACATAAATTTTCTATTTCATTTATAAGCTTAGTAAAACAAGCGGATATAATTCTTCGTGCTACCAATACTGATGGTGATGCACTAACGGTTAGGGAGGGGCTATTTTTGGGAAAGATAGTAATTGCTTCAGATGTTGTGAAGAGGCCAGCTGGTACTTATATTTTTAAGAATAGAGATTTAAATTCTCTTATGAAAGTTATAAATGAAGTGGATAGTGATTTAAAAAATAATTCTGGAATTTTGACCACAGCCACGGATTTGCCTCAGTTTAATGCAAGCAACTATAAAGATTTTTATTTGAATTATGTTTATAATTAA
- a CDS encoding T9SS type A sorting domain-containing protein gives MKYLIIPLFLVLSPLPLSAQSVTLVNTSLSNVINTSGGDGSGKGGYISYSIGQSYYTSINTSENTVFQGVQIPVSKNKRAEITNSMPSVITIKSYPNPATDYFIINVDNYDEGLRYEFYNLQGKLIAKDKIDKLKTRVNSSNLQPAVYMLGIFYKNTPINKLKIIKR, from the coding sequence ATGAAGTACTTGATAATTCCTCTATTTTTGGTGCTTAGTCCCCTACCCTTAAGTGCCCAAAGTGTAACACTCGTTAACACCTCCTTAAGCAATGTTATAAATACTTCAGGCGGAGATGGTTCTGGCAAGGGGGGATATATTTCCTACTCGATAGGCCAATCGTACTACACATCCATAAACACCTCTGAAAACACTGTTTTTCAAGGTGTGCAAATACCGGTTTCAAAAAACAAAAGAGCGGAAATCACTAATAGCATGCCCAGTGTAATAACTATTAAATCTTACCCAAATCCAGCCACAGATTATTTTATTATCAATGTGGACAATTATGATGAAGGTTTGAGATATGAGTTTTACAATCTTCAAGGTAAACTTATTGCAAAAGACAAAATCGATAAACTAAAAACTAGAGTAAATTCCAGCAATCTGCAACCTGCGGTTTATATGCTTGGAATATTTTACAAAAACACCCCCATTAATAAACTTAAGATCATAAAACGATAA
- a CDS encoding nucleotidyltransferase family protein produces MTDEAIVLAGGLGTRLRAVVKDVPKPMAEVNGQPFLDYILDYLIKNKITKVVLAVGYKHEIIQNYLSQNKKFSDLQISYSIENQPLGTGGAISQAITKVDGSYTFIVNGDTFFNIPLNQLEIFAHKKNAEIAIALKELPFSNRYGRVACSSNDRILSFSENKHDQEESCLINGGTYFINKNLFEPFELPQKFSLENDFFKPYLKITQAYGKCFEDFFIDIGIPEDYNLAQKIFKNGSNK; encoded by the coding sequence ATGACAGATGAAGCAATAGTCCTTGCAGGAGGTCTGGGCACACGTCTGCGAGCGGTTGTCAAAGATGTGCCCAAGCCGATGGCAGAAGTTAACGGCCAGCCTTTTCTGGATTACATCCTTGATTATCTGATAAAGAATAAGATTACAAAAGTAGTCCTGGCGGTAGGTTATAAACATGAGATTATACAAAACTATTTGTCACAGAACAAAAAATTTTCTGACTTACAAATTTCTTATAGTATTGAGAATCAACCCCTGGGAACTGGTGGCGCCATAAGTCAAGCCATTACCAAAGTTGATGGTTCTTATACCTTTATCGTAAATGGAGATACCTTTTTTAATATCCCCTTAAACCAATTGGAAATCTTTGCCCACAAAAAAAATGCTGAAATTGCCATAGCATTGAAAGAATTACCTTTTTCTAACAGATATGGGCGAGTAGCATGCTCCTCAAATGATCGCATTTTGTCTTTTTCAGAAAATAAGCATGATCAAGAAGAAAGCTGTCTTATTAATGGCGGCACGTATTTTATTAATAAAAACCTTTTTGAACCGTTTGAATTACCACAAAAATTTTCTCTGGAAAATGATTTTTTCAAACCGTATTTAAAAATTACTCAAGCGTATGGGAAGTGTTTTGAAGATTTTTTTATAGATATAGGCATTCCAGAAGACTACAATTTGGCTCAAAAAATATTTAAAAATGGCAGCAATAAATAA
- a CDS encoding D-sedoheptulose-7-phosphate isomerase, which yields MESFILSKISESIAVKSRLAKDRDLLEIIKKAAWQIIHVFQSGGKVLFCGNGGSAADAQHLAAEFSGRFYFDRDPLFAEALHVNSSYITAVANDYSYDEVYARLVKAKGAKGDILIGISTSGNSKNIIRAFQECKKSEVSTIALTGSTGGQMKAETDLLINVPSTDTPRIQETHILIGHIICEIVERELFKEKEYDR from the coding sequence GTGGAAAGTTTTATCTTATCCAAGATATCAGAAAGCATAGCGGTTAAAAGTCGACTTGCAAAAGACAGGGACTTGCTTGAAATTATAAAAAAGGCCGCATGGCAGATAATCCATGTATTTCAAAGTGGAGGTAAAGTCCTATTTTGTGGAAACGGTGGAAGTGCAGCAGATGCACAGCATCTGGCAGCTGAATTTTCCGGAAGGTTTTATTTTGACCGTGATCCGTTGTTTGCTGAAGCATTGCATGTAAACTCCTCTTACATTACAGCGGTTGCAAATGATTATTCGTATGATGAGGTTTATGCAAGATTGGTTAAGGCAAAAGGAGCTAAAGGGGATATACTAATAGGTATTTCAACTTCTGGTAACTCAAAAAATATTATTCGGGCTTTTCAAGAGTGTAAAAAATCAGAGGTTAGCACTATCGCCTTGACGGGTAGCACTGGGGGACAGATGAAGGCGGAAACCGATTTATTGATCAATGTACCATCAACTGATACTCCCAGGATTCAGGAAACGCACATTCTAATCGGCCACATTATCTGCGAGATCGTAGAACGCGAACTTTTTAAAGAAAAAGAGTATGACAGATGA
- the wecB gene encoding non-hydrolyzing UDP-N-acetylglucosamine 2-epimerase: MTIVAGARPNFMKIAPIIKAIHVFNEKNKKIKYRLVHTGQHYDDKMSGDFFKQLGIPEPNVNLGAGGGTQAHQTAAIMIGFEKEIDFHRPDVVLVVGDVTSTMACTITAKKECIDVVHVEAGIRSGDMRMPEEINRMVTDSICDYFFTTTELANANLIKNGISEERIHLVGNTMIDTLYQNIENLIQPPIWQKNNLKQNEFFLVTLHRPANVDNSRNLKNLLDVILRSSAPYPVLFPVHPRTKKVLEEITYEDMNLVQMDPLGYLEFIYLVNNARCVITDSGGITEETTALGIPCITLRDSTERPETITIGTNELVGIDPNNIPPYIKKLNSGKWKKGNIPKMWDGKTATRIINNLVDIYG; encoded by the coding sequence ATGACGATTGTTGCCGGAGCCCGGCCAAACTTCATGAAGATTGCCCCAATCATTAAAGCAATTCATGTATTCAACGAAAAAAATAAAAAAATTAAGTATCGACTGGTGCATACAGGTCAGCACTATGACGATAAGATGAGCGGTGATTTCTTTAAGCAATTAGGTATCCCCGAGCCTAATGTAAACCTGGGTGCTGGTGGAGGGACCCAAGCCCATCAAACAGCTGCAATTATGATAGGTTTTGAAAAAGAGATTGATTTCCATCGTCCTGACGTTGTTTTAGTTGTAGGAGATGTTACCTCTACGATGGCTTGCACTATTACCGCCAAAAAAGAATGTATTGATGTAGTACACGTCGAGGCTGGTATCCGTTCGGGAGACATGAGAATGCCGGAAGAAATTAATAGAATGGTAACTGATTCTATTTGTGACTATTTTTTTACTACTACAGAATTAGCGAATGCTAATTTAATTAAAAACGGAATTTCTGAAGAGAGAATTCATTTAGTGGGAAATACAATGATTGATACCTTGTATCAGAATATTGAAAATTTGATTCAACCTCCCATATGGCAGAAGAATAATCTAAAACAAAACGAATTTTTTTTAGTTACCCTGCATCGTCCCGCGAACGTGGATAATTCCCGGAATTTAAAAAATTTACTAGATGTAATATTACGAAGTTCAGCCCCATATCCCGTTTTGTTCCCTGTGCATCCCAGGACAAAAAAAGTTCTTGAAGAAATAACTTATGAAGATATGAATTTAGTGCAAATGGATCCTTTAGGTTATTTGGAATTTATTTATCTGGTTAACAATGCACGATGCGTGATAACGGATTCAGGAGGTATTACAGAAGAAACCACAGCCTTGGGAATACCATGTATTACTCTGCGTGATTCTACCGAACGACCTGAAACCATAACTATTGGAACAAACGAACTTGTAGGAATTGACCCTAACAATATACCTCCCTATATTAAGAAACTAAACAGTGGTAAATGGAAAAAAGGAAATATTCCAAAAATGTGGGATGGTAAAACTGCCACTAGGATAATAAATAACTTGGTTGATATCTATGGCTAA
- a CDS encoding D-glycero-alpha-D-manno-heptose-1,7-bisphosphate 7-phosphatase gives MAAINKKYDTLFLDRDGVLNKKIDDGYVLKEEDIEILLGISEFLKFIRSQFSQILVVTNQRCIGLGLIDYNEVIKLNQSIDKKTGSFIDYFYVCPHLNEDNCVCRKPKTGLFFYALEDYPIDFQNSWMIGDSVTDIIPAKELGLRTILISSGSNPIADIHIESTKDLLGLPEWE, from the coding sequence ATGGCAGCAATAAATAAAAAATACGATACGCTTTTTTTAGATCGTGATGGGGTGCTGAACAAAAAGATTGATGACGGCTATGTATTAAAAGAAGAAGATATTGAGATTTTACTTGGAATTTCAGAATTTTTAAAATTTATCCGATCGCAATTTTCACAGATTCTGGTGGTAACGAATCAGCGCTGTATAGGCCTGGGGCTAATAGATTATAATGAAGTCATAAAGCTAAATCAGAGCATTGACAAAAAAACCGGATCTTTTATTGATTATTTTTACGTATGCCCACACTTGAACGAGGACAATTGTGTGTGTAGAAAGCCCAAAACAGGCCTTTTTTTTTATGCCTTAGAAGACTATCCTATCGATTTTCAGAATTCTTGGATGATAGGGGATTCAGTTACAGATATCATTCCGGCAAAGGAACTGGGCCTCCGGACAATTTTAATTTCATCTGGAAGTAACCCTATTGCTGATATTCATATCGAATCTACGAAAGATCTATTGGGTCTTCCAGAATGGGAATAA
- the asnB gene encoding asparagine synthase (glutamine-hydrolyzing) translates to MCGILGSVNFDNTSEYLNLIQHRGPDASGIQSFDIGEHSVSLLHRRLSIVDLSEAGSQPMSACDNNASIIFNGEIYNHLELKKKLPHISFRGHSDTETIVNYLRHFSIVESLSCLNGIFALAYLDVQKKKLFLARDRFGVKPLYYYFDGNRLMFSSEIRPIKSYIKSAINRGVAFITLRMRYSPSPLTVFDEIKKVEPGQLISFDLCESVVKVSKEYFVKGERLGTRKDEFKKLVNIYGDLFESAVERQLMADVDIGILLSGGVDSALVAAIAQKRSAKKLKAFTIGFEGDHKEIDEISYARETAEILGLDHYDQKINFPNFLTSIKQIAQIVEEPIATTSIIPMYFLSQLAVSHVKVVLSGQGADEPLGGYNKYRALPYLEKIRFFRKISSPLDKIDFVYKNKEHLRRFLKAIQPEDLVSSWMEYCAISSQNYVANIVNPKTRKQGLNEMQQYQTLISEIWKSRTPNNSELKDLFLYYDLRTSLADDLLMYTDKITMNFGLECRVPILDNSLIAFIESLDSKYKYNSRKGKIIHKAFAQEYLPGSIINRKKIGFKSPTEIWFRENRNELENIFMHNSAFLTMFNQNKVREILNRHKEGENLEKQIFHLLSLNYLFNN, encoded by the coding sequence ATGTGTGGAATCCTGGGCAGTGTCAATTTTGATAATACTTCAGAATATCTAAATTTAATTCAACATCGTGGCCCTGATGCATCGGGTATTCAATCTTTTGATATAGGAGAGCATTCAGTTTCGCTTTTACACCGTCGCCTTTCCATTGTAGATTTAAGCGAGGCTGGTAGTCAGCCTATGTCTGCTTGTGATAATAATGCCTCTATCATTTTTAATGGAGAGATCTATAATCATTTGGAGCTTAAAAAAAAATTACCCCATATATCCTTTAGAGGTCATTCCGATACTGAAACCATAGTTAATTATTTGAGACACTTCTCAATTGTTGAAAGTCTTTCTTGCCTGAACGGAATTTTTGCTCTTGCTTATTTGGACGTGCAAAAAAAGAAACTTTTTCTGGCCAGGGACCGTTTTGGCGTTAAACCATTATATTACTATTTTGACGGAAACCGATTAATGTTTTCTTCTGAGATAAGACCTATCAAATCTTACATAAAATCTGCAATAAACAGAGGTGTTGCATTTATCACACTAAGAATGCGATACAGCCCATCCCCATTAACTGTGTTTGATGAGATCAAAAAGGTAGAACCAGGGCAACTTATCTCCTTTGATCTGTGCGAAAGTGTTGTCAAGGTTAGTAAGGAATATTTTGTGAAAGGGGAGCGGTTAGGTACAAGAAAAGATGAGTTTAAAAAGCTTGTCAATATCTATGGAGATCTTTTTGAAAGTGCAGTGGAAAGACAGCTCATGGCAGATGTTGATATAGGGATATTACTAAGTGGTGGTGTAGATTCAGCTTTGGTTGCTGCAATTGCCCAAAAAAGGAGTGCTAAAAAATTAAAGGCTTTTACTATTGGTTTTGAGGGAGACCATAAAGAAATTGACGAAATAAGTTATGCCCGTGAGACTGCCGAAATACTTGGACTCGATCATTATGACCAAAAAATAAACTTTCCTAATTTTTTAACATCAATTAAACAAATTGCACAAATCGTAGAAGAACCCATAGCGACAACCTCCATTATCCCTATGTATTTTCTTTCCCAATTAGCTGTTTCTCACGTCAAAGTGGTTTTGAGTGGGCAAGGTGCAGATGAGCCTCTGGGCGGTTATAACAAATATAGGGCACTACCTTATCTCGAGAAAATTCGTTTTTTTAGAAAAATAAGCTCACCTTTAGATAAAATTGATTTTGTTTATAAAAATAAGGAACATCTTAGAAGATTTCTTAAAGCTATTCAACCTGAAGATTTGGTTTCATCCTGGATGGAATATTGCGCAATCTCATCCCAAAATTATGTTGCAAACATAGTAAATCCAAAAACTAGGAAACAAGGATTAAATGAAATGCAACAATACCAGACTCTAATAAGTGAAATCTGGAAAAGTAGAACTCCCAACAATAGTGAATTAAAAGACCTGTTTTTATATTATGATTTACGTACTTCACTTGCAGATGACCTTTTGATGTATACAGATAAAATCACCATGAATTTTGGCCTTGAATGTAGGGTTCCTATTCTGGACAATAGTCTAATCGCATTTATTGAATCTTTAGATAGTAAATATAAATACAATTCAAGGAAAGGAAAGATTATCCATAAAGCGTTTGCACAGGAATATTTGCCGGGTTCCATTATCAATAGAAAAAAAATAGGTTTTAAATCTCCTACTGAAATTTGGTTTAGAGAAAATAGGAATGAACTGGAAAATATATTTATGCATAATTCTGCTTTTTTGACTATGTTCAATCAAAACAAAGTTAGGGAAATACTGAATAGACATAAGGAGGGCGAAAATTTAGAAAAGCAAATATTTCATCTATTAAGTCTAAATTATTTGTTTAATAATTGA
- a CDS encoding transposase, with product MRKGEQTEFEKKVLDQFMSGKNLFGKGGAFAPMLKNVIEKALEAEMEGHLGEAQRNVGNKRNGKGKKTIKSGYGTFDIEIYFPPLLGQ from the coding sequence ATGAGAAAAGGAGAACAAACGGAATTCGAGAAAAAGGTACTTGACCAGTTCATGTCGGGCAAGAACCTTTTCGGCAAGGGCGGCGCGTTCGCCCCCATGCTGAAGAACGTCATCGAGAAAGCGCTCGAAGCGGAGATGGAAGGCCATCTCGGCGAGGCCCAGCGTAACGTTGGGAACAAACGCAACGGCAAGGGCAAAAAGACCATCAAGAGCGGCTACGGCACCTTCGATATCGAAATATACTTCCCCCCGCTTTTAGGACAGTAA
- a CDS encoding WecB/TagA/CpsF family glycosyltransferase — MKKIYKTTDQIHILNTKIHNLSFQETLDKIEMAIRDNEQIHHVVVNAGKIVAMRTDLELQKSVNSSDLINADGQSVVWASRFLGKPLKERVAGIDLMEHLIKLSHIKKYKIFFLGAKEEVVKSVVDRYSEEYSPDIIAGYRNGYFTLMEESKIAERISNSGANILLVAISSPTKELFLYRNKGILHRVNFIMGVGGSFDVVSGRVKRAPVWMQNAGLEWFYRFLQEPKRMWKRYLVGNTKFILMVLNERLRFKEGVN; from the coding sequence TTGAAAAAAATCTACAAAACTACAGATCAAATTCATATTCTCAATACCAAAATCCATAATCTAAGCTTTCAGGAGACTCTTGACAAAATAGAAATGGCGATTCGAGATAATGAACAAATCCATCATGTGGTTGTAAATGCGGGCAAAATAGTAGCCATGCGTACAGATTTAGAATTACAAAAAAGTGTTAATAGCAGTGATTTAATTAATGCAGATGGGCAGTCTGTGGTGTGGGCTTCTAGATTCTTGGGAAAACCGCTAAAAGAAAGAGTAGCGGGAATCGATTTAATGGAACATCTTATAAAATTATCTCATATAAAGAAATATAAAATATTCTTTTTAGGAGCAAAAGAAGAGGTGGTAAAATCTGTAGTGGACAGATATTCAGAGGAATATTCTCCAGATATTATTGCCGGGTATCGCAATGGGTATTTTACTTTAATGGAAGAAAGTAAAATTGCAGAACGCATCTCTAACAGTGGAGCAAACATACTATTAGTAGCAATAAGCTCGCCCACAAAAGAACTTTTTTTGTACAGAAATAAGGGAATACTTCATAGAGTTAATTTCATTATGGGAGTAGGGGGAAGCTTTGATGTCGTTTCTGGCAGAGTAAAAAGAGCTCCTGTTTGGATGCAAAATGCTGGATTAGAATGGTTCTATCGTTTTTTACAAGAACCTAAAAGAATGTGGAAACGATATCTTGTTGGAAATACAAAGTTTATATTAATGGTTCTAAATGAACGTTTGAGATTCAAAGAGGGTGTAAATTAA
- a CDS encoding IS3 family transposase: MSKSKKERKALVKRDSRLSVVRQCELLDIHRSGVYYEPKGETALNLELMRIIDEKNLLHPWLGVPRITTWLRKDMGYKVNKKRIERLFRLMGLSATGPNPNTSKRGKGELHRIYKYLLKNLDIERCGQVWATDITYIPVRGGYLYLCAIIDLYSRYVVGWSLSNTMTSEWCRKTLDTAIGEHGAPEILNTDQGSQFTSIGFTDYVTKEKEIRLSMDGKGRCLDNIFVERLWRSVKYEHVYLFPADDGLECYRGLEEYFEYYNNERRHQSLGDEAPSTVYEQRKSKAA; this comes from the coding sequence ATGAGTAAGTCCAAAAAAGAACGGAAGGCATTGGTCAAAAGGGATTCCAGGCTGAGCGTGGTGCGCCAGTGCGAACTATTGGATATCCACCGCAGCGGGGTCTATTACGAGCCGAAGGGCGAGACCGCCCTGAACCTTGAACTGATGCGGATCATCGACGAAAAGAACCTATTGCACCCTTGGCTGGGCGTACCCAGGATAACCACATGGCTGCGAAAGGACATGGGATACAAGGTCAACAAAAAGCGCATCGAGAGGCTGTTCCGCCTGATGGGCCTATCGGCCACGGGGCCGAACCCGAACACCTCGAAGCGCGGCAAGGGGGAGCTGCACAGGATATACAAATATCTTTTGAAGAACCTCGATATCGAGCGTTGCGGGCAGGTGTGGGCGACGGACATCACCTATATCCCCGTACGGGGCGGCTACCTTTACCTGTGCGCGATAATCGACCTGTACAGCCGCTACGTGGTCGGCTGGTCGCTCTCGAACACGATGACATCGGAATGGTGCCGCAAGACACTGGACACGGCCATCGGGGAACACGGCGCGCCGGAGATACTCAACACCGACCAGGGGAGCCAGTTCACCTCGATCGGGTTCACGGACTACGTGACAAAGGAAAAAGAGATCCGCCTGAGTATGGACGGGAAGGGCAGGTGCCTGGACAACATATTCGTCGAACGGCTCTGGCGCAGCGTCAAATACGAGCACGTCTACCTGTTCCCGGCCGACGACGGGCTGGAATGTTACAGGGGGCTCGAGGAATATTTCGAATATTACAACAACGAGCGGAGGCACCAAAGCCTGGGGGACGAGGCCCCGTCAACAGTTTATGAACAAAGAAAGAGCAAAGCGGCATGA